In Candidatus Hydrogenedentota bacterium, the genomic window CCAGTTTGCGAGTGCGGAGGGGAAACAGAGCGGCCAGTTCTATACTCCTCGGCATGTCGTGAGGACCCTCGTAGCGATGCTCGCCCCCTATCACGGTCGCATCTATGATCCCTGCTGCGGCTCGGGCGGGATGTTCGTGCAGAGCGAGAAGTTCGTGGAGGCGCACGGCGGCCGCCGGGATGATATCAGCGTGTACGGGCAGGAGTCAAACCCAACAACCTGGCGACTGGCGAAGATCAACCTTGCCATTCGAGGTATCGAAGGTAACCTTGGGGAGCAGCACGATGACAGTTTCAAAAATGATCTCCACAAGACCCTGAAGGCCGACTACATCCTCGCGAACCCGCCGTTTAATATGAAAGAATGGGGAGGAGAGGGGCTTCAGGACGATGTGCGGTGGAAATACGGCATCCCGCCGAAGAACAACGCTAACTTCGCCTGGATGCAGCACATGATTCACCACCTCGCCCCCACCGGACAGGCAGGCATCGTGCTTTCGAACGGTTCAATGTCCTCGAACACCTCGAGTGAAGGTGAGATCAGGAAAAGCATCGTCGAGGCTGACCTAGTGGATTGCATGGTAGCATTGCCCGGGCAGCTCTTCTACTCGACCCAGATCCCGGCCTGTCTCTGGTTCCTGGCACGAGACAAGAAGAACCACCGCTTACGCGACCGTCGCCGCCAGATCCTCTTCATCGACGCCCGGAAAATGGGCGAAATGGTAGACCGCACCCACCGCACCCTGACTGATGAGGACATTGAGCAGATCGCCAGCACCTACCATGCCTGGCGGGGCGACGCAGACGCTGGCGAATATGCGGACGTGCCCGGGTTCTGTCGGAGCGTACCTATCGAGGAAGTTGAAGAGCATGGGTACGTGCTGACACCGGGGCGGTATGTAGGAGCCGAGGAAGTCGAGGACGATGGGGAGCCGTTTGAGGAGAAGATGGAGCGGTTGACAGTGGAACTCTACGAACAGATGGCCGAGGCCGAAGAACTCAAAGTGGCAATACGTAGGAATCTTGAGGTGCTGGGTTATGGAGAGTGAGTGGATCAAGTGCTCGCTAGCCGACGTATGCAGTTCGATCGATTATGGACTCACTGCTTCTGCGACAGATCAACACACCGGCCTGAAGTTTCTACGGATAACTGACATTGTCTCAGGGCACAT contains:
- a CDS encoding SAM-dependent DNA methyltransferase, with product MAKSNGNGANGDGAVLGFENKLWNAADKLRSNMDAAEYKHVVLGLFFLKYISDTFEEQHAKLTALRDQGADPEDPDEYLAENVFWVPKEARWAFLQANAKGPEIGVLVDQAMEAIEKKNPSLKHVLPKDYARPALDKTRLGELIDLVGGITVGNREARSHDVLGRVYEYFLAQFASAEGKQSGQFYTPRHVVRTLVAMLAPYHGRIYDPCCGSGGMFVQSEKFVEAHGGRRDDISVYGQESNPTTWRLAKINLAIRGIEGNLGEQHDDSFKNDLHKTLKADYILANPPFNMKEWGGEGLQDDVRWKYGIPPKNNANFAWMQHMIHHLAPTGQAGIVLSNGSMSSNTSSEGEIRKSIVEADLVDCMVALPGQLFYSTQIPACLWFLARDKKNHRLRDRRRQILFIDARKMGEMVDRTHRTLTDEDIEQIASTYHAWRGDADAGEYADVPGFCRSVPIEEVEEHGYVLTPGRYVGAEEVEDDGEPFEEKMERLTVELYEQMAEAEELKVAIRRNLEVLGYGE